In Micromonospora cremea, the genomic window GCTGGACCGGCGCCGTCCAGACGCTGATCTTGCTGCTTCCCCTGTCGGTGATCTGGGCCGTTACCGCAGAGGAATGCGATAAGTACGACCCGCAACAACTGCCGATACAGCTGCTGGTCCTTGGGCTTGACCCGTTTTGACGGACAGGGTCGATGTGTTGATCTTATTCAGGCTGCTTGGCTTGTCGGTAGCCGGTGCAAATCGGTGGCCTCGAACGCGGCGGGGCTGAGGTAGCCGAGAGTGGAGTGTCGACGGCGGGTGTTGTACCAGCCTTCGATGTACTCGAATATTGCCTGGCGGGCGGCGCTATGGGTGGGCCAGGGTTGGCGGTGTAGCAGTTCGGTTTTGATGGTGGCGAAGAACGACTCGGCGACCGCGTTGTCCCAGCACTGCCCACGCCGGCCGACAGAGAGGCGGATGCCGTGGGCAGCGGCGAGGCGGGCGTGTTGGTCGCTGGTGTATTGGACAGCCGCGGTCGGAGTGGAACACCAGCCCGGACGGCGGCCGGCGCCGCACAAGGGCATCGGTGAGCGCGGCGTCGATCAGGTCGGTGCGTAGGTGCTCGGCGACCGCCCAGCCCACGACCCGGCGCGAGGCCAGGTCGATGACGGTGGCCAGATACAGCCAGCCTTGCCAGGTGTTGATGTAGGTGATGTCGCCGCACCAGCGGGTGTCGATCCCCGCCGGGTCGGTGCCGAAGTCACGGTTGACCAGGTCAGGTCGCCTGCCGGCGTTCGGGTCAGGCACCGTGGTCGTTCGCCATCGGCGTGGACTCTTGCCGGCCAGCCCGGCGCACCGCATCAGCCGGGCGACGCGTTTACGGCCGTGTCGCAGCCCGGCGTCGGCGAGGTCGGCGTGGATCCGCGGTGCTCCGTAGGTGCCTTTCGACACCGCGTGCACCTGCGTGATCTTCGCGGTGAGCTGTGCGTCGACGCGCTGCCGCTGGGACTGGACGCCGCGTTGCTGCTGGTAGTAGGCGGACCGGGAGACCTCGAGTAGCTCGCACGCGCGCTTGACGTTGTGCTCGCCGGCTTGCTCCGCCTCGATGAACGGGTACACGTTCACCGGGTCTCCTTCGCGAAGAAAGCCGTTGCCCGCTTCAAAATATCGACGTCTTCACGCAGCCGGCGGTTCTCACGCCGAAGCCGCGCGAGTTCGTCTCGCTCATCCGAGGTCAACCCGTCAGTACGGGCGCCGCTGTCGAGTTCGGCCTGCTTGACCCATTCACGCACCGCGGTCTCGGTCAAGTCGAAATCCTGGCTGACCTGCCTGATCGTGCGGTCACCACGCTGACACAACTCGACGATCTCGGCCTTGAATTGCGCCGTGAACGACCGCCGAGGCCGCGACCGCTTCTTCCCCACGTTCTCCATGATGCTGGACATCCTCCCGGAGACCCCAGGTCCCCTGATCTCGGATGTCCGTCAAAACGGGGCAGGCCCACCTCGGAGCCCTGCTCGGCACCCTGGTGATGGCCGCCGCGGCGCCTGAAGCGTTCGGCGAACGAGGCCTTTACTTCGCCGGCGCGTACCTCGCCATCCAGCTCGGTGCCTCCGGCATCCTCGTACATCTGCTGCGTGGCGGCGAGATGCAGCGCCCCGAGGCGCGGGAAGCCTTCTGGTTCGGCGTGTCCGCAGTGCCGTGGATCGCGGGCGCGCTCATGCATGGTTGGGCCCGTGGGGTGCTGTGGGCGCTTGCGTTGGCCGTGGAATACGTGGCTGCCGTTCTCCGCCTACCCACACCAGGGCTTGGCCGCGGGCGAGCGACGGAGTTCGGGTACTCCGGTGAGCACCTCGCCGACCGGTGCCGGCAATTCTTCACCATCGCGCTCGGCGAGCTGATCCTGGTTACCGGGCTGACGCTCGACCAGAGCGGGTTTCAGGTTGCGACCTTTGCAGCGGTATTGGCAGCGTTCGCCACCACGGTGCTGCTATGGCGCGTCTACTTTTACAGTGCCGGGGAACTGCAATCGAAGGCCCTCGCAGAAGCCTCCGGACCGGTTCACGGACGCCCAGTGGTTTTCGCCCACCCGATCCTGGTCGCCGCCGTCATCGCAATTTCGATCAGCTACAAATTCGTGATTTCACATCCGCTCGGACGCACACCGCCGGCCTGGATCGCCCTCATCGTCGGCGGACCCGCACTGTTCCTCGCCGGGCGCGCCTTCTTGGAGTACGCCGTCTTCAGCCGCGTGTCCTGGGATCGGCCGATCGGAATCCTCGTGCTCGCCGTCATCTCACCGGCGATGAGCCTGGTGCCGCCGGTCGGGGCCGCCAGCGCCGCTGCCCTCGTCCTGGCCGGGGTCGCCCTGGTCGACACCGCACGTGGGCCACGACGCGGCCAGCCGGCAGCAGCCGGCTAGCCGGAAGTGCATCTGGGTTCCGATACCGATCTGTCATCCACACACATCAAGCGAGGTACGACAGCCGGCTGCCGGCGATGTCGGGCTCCACTTGACGCGTTACGGATCGCTGTCACTTGACCCGTGACACGTCCGGCTAGACGATCATGGTTGTAGATGTTAGCCGATGTGGCGTGGTTCGGGCTGGGGAGGCGGCTGCCAGTCGGTTTCCCCGCCCGGGCCGACGGTTATCGGCTCGACACCGATGCCCGTGAGGCGCCAGGACTCGTAGTTGTGATCGGGTCCGACGTGTAACTCCGCGCCGTTGTCGAAGTACAGGTGGAGGGCACCCTTGCCGCGGATCTCAACGCTGGTGATGGTCTGGCGGAACAGGTCCAGAACGGGTGCCAGGCGGGCGCCGGCGCCGGGGTCAAGTTCGTACCACTGCCCGTCCGCGTCGCGGAGCAGGAACGGAGTTTCGATCGCCAGTTCGGCGTCGACGCGGTAGCCCTCGTCGGGGTCGAGCGCGGAGAGGCTGAGCCGGACCTGGTAGTCGAAGGCCGTGCGGTCGACACGGCAGCCGGTCAACCGGGTAGGAATTCTGATCGGGCCTGTTCTGGTTAGGTGCCGGTCGGCCTGGCGCGCTGGCGTGGAGGTTAGCCAAATATTGATCGTGTCAAGCATCTGGTGGGACGCGAGTGTCAAGCATGTCCCGTGACGGGACACCGCCGGCCGCCGGCGATGTCGGATCTCAGGACCTTCGTGATTTCGACCACGCTGACCAGCGGCAACTGGAACAACACGACCGTCATCCACGACGACGTGGTCAGCCAGATCGCGAAGCTGAAGGCCAAGCTGACTGGTGACCTGCTCGTCTTCGGCAGCAACCAGCTGGTCCGCCGGCTCTCCCGCACGACGTGATCGACGAGATCCGCGGCTGGTGACCTACCCAGTCGTGATCGGCGACAGTACGCACCTGTTCGCCGGAGGCGACGGGATGGCGTCGTTCCAACTGCTCGGCACCACCACCTTCCAGTCCGGCGTCGTGGTGCTGACGTATGCGCCCCTAACCGGGGATACCGCCGACCCGGGGCAGTGACCACACTGCCGAACCCGACGTAGGACGTGCCGTCACGATGGGCGGCGGAGGTGATGAGCCCCGGCCGGCGTCAGGCCCCAGGCCCGCTGCGGGATGTGTCTTTAATCCAGCGGTTCAGGGCCGGACCGGACGTCTACCCGGTCGACCAGGCACGAAGCAGCGAGGAGGCATCGAACGCTTCGTCTGCGGGCGAAATCTGACGACAACAGGTGGGGTTGTCGCCGAGCTGGGCGGCACCGGATGACAGCCGATAGCAGCAGACGATGCGCCGCAACCGCGTTCGGGACGAAGGGGTCAGGTTGACCAGGCAGGTGGTCAACAAGTCCGGGAGGCATGGCCGGCTGCTGTCACGGGTGGACCTGCTCCAGGTTGTACCCGCAGGTAGCGGCCGCGATGGAGTAGCTGACGGTGGCTACCGTCAGCACGAGGCCGACACCGAGGCCGAGGGCAGCCGCGCCTTTGGCGGACAGCCCAGTTCGCCAAACGAACACGGCCGTCACCACAGCGGCCAGGGGCAGCGAGAACGCGAGGGAGAGCCACACGGTCTCGCGGAACACCCATACCAACCAAGCCGGATCGCCGGTGAGTGCCTCGCACGGCACCGGATGTGAGGGCATAGGCGCCGCCGCCAGCGGCGCAGTGGCAAGACCAGCGAACGCGTATGTCAACAGCGTCCAGCTCAGCGCAGCCCGGGTCCTCGGCCAGTCAATCACCACCGCGACTGTGCCAGAGGCGGCCGAAGACGGCTAGGGCGCGCGGACCTGATCGCCGTACAGCACGAAAGTGCAGCAACGGACGCGACCGCTGGCGACTCAGGCCAGCCAGGCGGTGCGTGTGACTTTCGCACTCGCCGGCAACCCCAGGTTCAGGGCCGGGCACAGATCCGGCACAAGTGAGCGCGAGTAGCGGCGAAAGACGCCGGAAACCGATGGAAGGCGTTTCCGCAGGCCAGGAGCTGTGTCGGGAGTAGCGCGCGAGGCTGGGAAGCCGGGGCTCTTACTTCCAGCGGAAGTGCACGAAGAGGCGGCCGAAGTTCTTGGAGTCCTTCTCCACCCGGTGATAGAGCTGCTTGACGTCCTTCTGGTCGAGGAACCGGAGCACCCGCTTCTTGAGCTGGCCCGATCCCTTGCCCGGAATGATCTCCACGAGGGTGGCCTTCTTCGCCACCGCCTCGTCCATGATCCCGCGCAACGCGCGGTCGATGTCCTGGCCCTTGTTGAAGATCTCGTGCAGATCCAGCTTGAGCTTCATGCCGCAGCCCCCGGCCGGTCAGGTCCCATGTCCGCCATCCTAGGCACGCCCGGCGGACCACCCGCCGGACGACGGCGGGGCGGCCCCGAAGGGCCGCCCCGCACACGTCATCGGTCCGCGCTCAGCGCGTGCCGCCCAGGCGGGTCTCCACCCGCTCCAGAGCGACCCGGTAGTCGTCGTTGGCCGCGTGCATCGCGGCGGCGATCCGCAGGTGCCGCAGCGCGTCGGTGTGCCGGTTCAGCCGCTCCAGGGTCCGGCCCAGCACGTGGTGCGCGTAGTGGTCGCTCGGGTCCCGGTCGACCAGCTCCCGCAACTGCTCCTCGGCCCGGTTGAGCTGGGCCGACTGAAAGTACGCCCGGGCCAGCAGCTGCCGGACCGCCGCGTTGCCGGGTTCGGCGTCCACGATCGGCTCCAGCAGTCGGGCTGCCCCGCTCGGATCACCGGTCTCGAAGAACATGGTCGCCCGCCGGTAGTCCGCCAGAAGATCCATCTGCCCACCTCCTCGGGTCGCGCCGTCACTGTTCCGACGCTGGCACAACATCAGCCGTTTAGCGACTGTTCCCGGGGGTGAGATCGCGTCGGTTCCGACCCTCGGCGGTCAGGTGCGGGCGTCCCGGCGCCCGACGGACAGCTCCCAGGCGCGGACGCCGCCGACGATGCCCGCGGTGTTCGGCACCACGACGACGTCGTCGCCCATCCGGGCCAGCTGTTCGGGCCGGATCAGCCGGGAGTTGCCCCCGCCCAGGTAGAGCCGGTCCCAGCGGAACACCGGGCGGAGCCCGTCCACCACCTGCCGGATCCGTCGGGACCAGAAGGCGTCGCCGAGCCGGCGGCGCTCCGGCTCGCCCACGTACGTGTCGTAGGTGGTGCCCCACCGCACCGGCGCGTGGGACAACTCCAGGTGCGGGGCGAGCACCCCGCCGTCGAAGAGGGCGCTACCCAGCCCGGTGCCCAGGGTCAGCACCAGCTCGCAGCCGGTGCCGGCGACCACCCCGGCACCGTGCACCTCGGCGTCGTTCAGCACCAGCGCCGGCACCCCGAACGCGTCGGCCAGCGCACCGCGCGCGTCCCAGCCGGACCACTCGGCGAGCAGGGCCGGGTCGACCCGACTGCGTGGTCCGCTGCGGGTCACGTAGTGCGGTGTGGCCACGACCACTCCGTGCCGGATCATCCCGGGAACGCCCACCGTCAGCCGGTCGGCCGCCGGCAGCCGCCCGCCCAGGTCGAGCAGGGTTCGGACGAACAGCTCAGGCGGCAGCGGGTACGGGGTCGGTACCCGCAGCGGCCGGGCCCGCATCGTGCCGGCCTCGTCGAGCACCGACGCCTTGATGCCCCCGCCACCGCAGTCGATAGCCAGTGTGGTCACCACGCCGTTGAGTCTGCCCGCTGCCGCCCGGCCGTATGCCGGCGGCCGGATAGGCTGCCGTCCTGATGAGCGCCACGATGATCGTCAAAAACCTGGCCGCCGGGCACGGTGACCGCCCACTCTTCGCCGGATTGGACCTGGTGGTCGCCCCGGGCGACGTGGTCGGCCTGGTCGGGCCGAACGGCGCCGGCAAGTCGACGCTGCTGCGTACCCTCGCCGGGTTGCTGCCGGTGGAGGCCGGCAGCGTCCGGCTCAGCCCGCCCACCGCGACCGTGGGGCACCTGCCGCAGGAGCCGGAACGGCGGCCGGGCGAGACGGTACGTGGGTTCCTGGCCCGGCGGACCGGGGTGACCGCCGCGCAGGCGGCGCTGGACGCCGCGACCGAGGCGCTGACCGCCGGTGCCGCGGGCGCCGACGACGCGTACGCCGACGCGCTGGAGCGCTGGCTCGCCCTCGGCGGCGCGGACCTGGACGAGCGCGCCGAGCAGGTGAGCGCCGACCTGGGGCTCGCGGTCGACCTGGATCACCCGACGACCGGGCTCTCCGGCGGTCAGGCGGCCCGGGCCGGGCTGGCGTCGCTGCTGCTCAGCCGGTACGACGTGTTCCTGCTCGACGAGCCGACCAACGACCTGGACCTGGCCGGGCTGGAGCGGCTGGAGGAGTTCGTCACCGGACTGCGGGCCGGCACGGTACTGGTCAGCCACGACCGGGAGTTCCTCACCCGCACGGTGACCCGGGTGCTGGAGCTGGACCTGGCGCAGCAGCAGGTGCACCACTACGGCGGCGGTTACGCGGCCTACCTGGAGGAGCGCGAGGTGGCCCGCCGGCACGCCCGCGCCGACTTCGAGGAGTACGCCGACACGCGGGCCGGGCTGGAGGCGCGGGCGCGCACCCAGCGTGCCTGGATGGAGAAGGGCGTGAAGAACGCCCGGCGCAAAGCCACCGACAACGACAAGATCGGTCGCAAGTTCCGCACCGAGTCCACCGAGAAGCAGGCGGCCAAGGCCAAGCAGACCGAGCGGCTGATCGAACGGCTCGACGTGGTCGAGGAGCCCCGCAAGGAGTGGGAGCTGCGGATGGAGATCTCCGCCGCACCCCGCGCCGGCGCGGTCGTGGCCACGCTGCGCGGCGCGGTGGTACGCCGCGGCGGGTTCACCCTCGGCCCGGTGGACCTTCAGATCGACTGGGCGGACCGGGTCGCGGTGACCGGGGCGAACGGCTCGGGCAAGTCCACCCTGCTGGCCGCGTTGCTCGGTCGGCTGCCGCTGGACGCCGGCACCGCCTCGCTCGGGCCCGGGGTGGTGGTCGGCGAGGTGGACCAGGCACGAGGGTTGTTCCTCGGCGACGCGCCGCTGATCGACGCGTTCCAGGCGGCCGTACCGGAGATGTCGCCAGCGGACGCGCGGACCCTGCTGGCCAAGTTCGGGCTGCGCGCGGCGCACGTGCCACGGCCCGCGGCCACCCTCTCCCCCGGCGAGCGGACGCGGGCGGCCTTGGCTCTGCTCCAGGGGCGCGGGGTCAACCTGCTGGTACTCGACGAGCCCACCAACCACCTGGACCTGCCGGCCATCGAGCAGCTCGAATCGGCCCTGGCCAGCTACCCGGGCACGCTGCTCCTGGTCACCCACGACCGGCGGATGCTGGCCGCCATCGAGACGAATCGCCGGCTGCGGGTCGACGCCGGGCGGATCGCCGAGGATTGATCCGTGCCGGCGGGCCTTCGCAGGGTGAGAATGACGCCATGCTCAAGTGGGAGTACGCGCTGCTGATCCGCCGTCGCCAGGCCGCGACCAACGATCTGGGCTGGGAGGTCGTCTTCGTCTGGTACGGCCCGGAGGGCTCGATGGTCGACGTGACGCCGTACGGCGACACGGCGCTGGCCCACCTGAACCGGGCCGGCGACCAGGGCTGGGAGTTGGTCGCGATGAGCGAGGACCCGTCCCTGCCCGGCAACAACGAGTTGCACC contains:
- a CDS encoding low temperature requirement protein A, giving the protein MTGLELLFDVVFVLALAQLSTLLEEDTSWTGAVQTLILLLPLSVIWAVTAEECDKYDPQQLPIQLLVLGLDPF
- a CDS encoding integrase core domain-containing protein, which gives rise to MRLSVGRRGQCWDNAVAESFFATIKTELLHRQPWPTHSAARQAIFEYIEGWYNTRRRHSTLGYLSPAAFEATDLHRLPTSQAA
- a CDS encoding IS3 family transposase, coding for MNVYPFIEAEQAGEHNVKRACELLEVSRSAYYQQQRGVQSQRQRVDAQLTAKITQVHAVSKGTYGAPRIHADLADAGLRHGRKRVARLMRCAGLAGKSPRRWRTTTVPDPNAGRRPDLVNRDFGTDPAGIDTRWCGDITYINTWQGWLYLATVIDLASRRVVGWAVAEHLRTDLIDAALTDALVRRRPPSGLVFHSDRGCPIHQRPTRPPRRCPRHPPLCRPAWAVLGQRGRRVVLRHHQNRTATPPTLAHP
- a CDS encoding transposase, whose translation is MENVGKKRSRPRRSFTAQFKAEIVELCQRGDRTIRQVSQDFDLTETAVREWVKQAELDSGARTDGLTSDERDELARLRRENRRLREDVDILKRATAFFAKETR
- a CDS encoding low temperature requirement protein A, producing the protein MSVKTGQAHLGALLGTLVMAAAAPEAFGERGLYFAGAYLAIQLGASGILVHLLRGGEMQRPEAREAFWFGVSAVPWIAGALMHGWARGVLWALALAVEYVAAVLRLPTPGLGRGRATEFGYSGEHLADRCRQFFTIALGELILVTGLTLDQSGFQVATFAAVLAAFATTVLLWRVYFYSAGELQSKALAEASGPVHGRPVVFAHPILVAAVIAISISYKFVISHPLGRTPPAWIALIVGGPALFLAGRAFLEYAVFSRVSWDRPIGILVLAVISPAMSLVPPVGAASAAALVLAGVALVDTARGPRRGQPAAAG
- a CDS encoding DUF6188 family protein, which translates into the protein MTGCRVDRTAFDYQVRLSLSALDPDEGYRVDAELAIETPFLLRDADGQWYELDPGAGARLAPVLDLFRQTITSVEIRGKGALHLYFDNGAELHVGPDHNYESWRLTGIGVEPITVGPGGETDWQPPPQPEPRHIG
- a CDS encoding Smr/MutS family protein: MKLKLDLHEIFNKGQDIDRALRGIMDEAVAKKATLVEIIPGKGSGQLKKRVLRFLDQKDVKQLYHRVEKDSKNFGRLFVHFRWK
- a CDS encoding tetratricopeptide repeat protein; the encoded protein is MDLLADYRRATMFFETGDPSGAARLLEPIVDAEPGNAAVRQLLARAYFQSAQLNRAEEQLRELVDRDPSDHYAHHVLGRTLERLNRHTDALRHLRIAAAMHAANDDYRVALERVETRLGGTR
- a CDS encoding ROK family protein, translating into MVTTLAIDCGGGGIKASVLDEAGTMRARPLRVPTPYPLPPELFVRTLLDLGGRLPAADRLTVGVPGMIRHGVVVATPHYVTRSGPRSRVDPALLAEWSGWDARGALADAFGVPALVLNDAEVHGAGVVAGTGCELVLTLGTGLGSALFDGGVLAPHLELSHAPVRWGTTYDTYVGEPERRRLGDAFWSRRIRQVVDGLRPVFRWDRLYLGGGNSRLIRPEQLARMGDDVVVVPNTAGIVGGVRAWELSVGRRDART
- a CDS encoding ABC-F family ATP-binding cassette domain-containing protein, which translates into the protein MSATMIVKNLAAGHGDRPLFAGLDLVVAPGDVVGLVGPNGAGKSTLLRTLAGLLPVEAGSVRLSPPTATVGHLPQEPERRPGETVRGFLARRTGVTAAQAALDAATEALTAGAAGADDAYADALERWLALGGADLDERAEQVSADLGLAVDLDHPTTGLSGGQAARAGLASLLLSRYDVFLLDEPTNDLDLAGLERLEEFVTGLRAGTVLVSHDREFLTRTVTRVLELDLAQQQVHHYGGGYAAYLEEREVARRHARADFEEYADTRAGLEARARTQRAWMEKGVKNARRKATDNDKIGRKFRTESTEKQAAKAKQTERLIERLDVVEEPRKEWELRMEISAAPRAGAVVATLRGAVVRRGGFTLGPVDLQIDWADRVAVTGANGSGKSTLLAALLGRLPLDAGTASLGPGVVVGEVDQARGLFLGDAPLIDAFQAAVPEMSPADARTLLAKFGLRAAHVPRPAATLSPGERTRAALALLQGRGVNLLVLDEPTNHLDLPAIEQLESALASYPGTLLLVTHDRRMLAAIETNRRLRVDAGRIAED